Proteins from one Hyperolius riggenbachi isolate aHypRig1 chromosome 4, aHypRig1.pri, whole genome shotgun sequence genomic window:
- the B3GNT7 gene encoding UDP-GlcNAc:betaGal beta-1,3-N-acetylglucosaminyltransferase 7, with amino-acid sequence MFLGKKRLYKSLCISLCVVITLTIFHRGVAPSIFPEKDVDSEVTLSTVKRDTYAAPDAFWEDNKDQMTTESPDVYPSEWDIYFNNCTANRTYTQLDWFSTLEPNFQQFILYRHCRYFPLIINNPQKCNGKVDLLIVVKSIITQHDRRDVIRKTWGKEKEVNGKKIKTLFLLGTAVKEDERANYQKLLEFENQIYGDILQWDFLDTFFNLTLKEVHFLKWMTIYCHQVSYIFKGDDDIFVSPTNILEFLDGKEMPDLFVGDVLYKARPIRRKDNKYYIPASLYNKTHYPPYAGGGGFIMSRSLVKRLFKASEALDLYPIDDVFLGMCLELIQVKPIMHDGFKTFGIARQKNSKMNKEPCFFQNMIVVHKLLPAELLHMWELVHSNLTCSRKFHIL; translated from the coding sequence GAAGAAGAGACTCTACAAAAGCTTATGCATTTCGTTATGTGTTGTTATTACACTGACCATCTTCCATAGGGGGGTGGCCCCCAGTATTTTTCCTGAAAAGGATGTAGATTCTGAGGTTACGTTGAGTACTGTGAAACGTGACACTTATGCTGCACCTGATGCTTTTTGGGAAGACAATAAAGACCAGATGACAACAGAGTCTCCTGATGTGTATCCTTCTGAATGGGATATTTACTTTAACAACTGTACAGCAAACCGGACCTATACCCAGTTGGACTGGTTCAGCACGCTGGAACCCAACTTTCAGCAGTTTATCCTTTACCGCCACTGTCGTTACTTCCCGCTGATTATTAATAACCCACAGAAGTGCAATGGAAAGGTTGACCTCCTAATAGTTGTAAAGTCCATAATTACTCAACATGATCGTAGGGATGTTATTCGTAAAACctggggaaaggagaaagaggtgAACGGAAAgaaaattaaaacattatttcttTTGGGGACAGCTGTGAAAGAAGATGAAAGAGCCAATTACCAAAAACTTCTGGAATTTGAGAACCAAATTTATGGGGATATTCTTCAGTGGGACTTCCTGGATACCTTCTTTAATTTAACCCTTAAAGAAGTACATTTTCTTAAATGGATGACCATTTATTGCCATCAAGTATCCTACATATTCAAAGGGGATGATGATATATTTGTGAGCCCCACCAATATCTTGGAGTTTCTGGATGGCAAGGAGATGCCTGATCTGTTTGTAGGGGATGTATTATACAAAGCTCGTCCCATCCGCAGGAAAGACAATAAATACTATATTCCAGCATCCCTGTATAACAAAACGCACTACCCTCCTTATGCAGGTGGTGGAGGGTTTATTATGTCAAGATCTTTAGTCAAGAGACTGTTCAAAGCTTCTGAGGCTTTGGATTTGTATCCCATCGATGACGTGTTTCTAGGTATGTGCCTAGAGCTTATCCAGGTGAAGCCAATAATGCATGACGGATTCAAAACGTTTGGCATTGCTagacaaaagaacagcaaaatgaATAAAGAGCCATGCTTCTTCCAGAACATGATAGTTGTCCACAAACTACTACCTGCTGAATTGCTGCACATGTGGGAACTAGTACATAGTAATTTAACATGTTCACGAAAATTTCACATTCTTTAG